A stretch of the Medicago truncatula cultivar Jemalong A17 chromosome 5, MtrunA17r5.0-ANR, whole genome shotgun sequence genome encodes the following:
- the LOC11437410 gene encoding uncharacterized protein isoform X5, translating into MGQENQEKEPENSELKVGADVKDPKGPIPLKEIHDVHETIESVGDKGKDLSANAMVLDDAAAFLMGGDEQSTQTDGFHLEQTIMDELELVVKGDEDPVCDDSLIPLNCEKQNSGSEVDLMDYRVEHVEHLRSGTNTSESVSEVQSQVQGELNQLDVEGFNVSESTKGQASDSVISSTSSIQIERQQKETELVTLVCPLAGSIPTIQEGEFEKEEQYGHKVDEATHSSLDLDTNTEALNMTEDGGLLDSTILKDKCETQNEEKSEKLICVKNTTNSSDILIDEGDLEEGEISGEISMDGNTFDVSSADAIVSEQMKLDEIEKPGSSFENMTSPFNTGISFQGFPSNLFTVNAIQDTPTLTKNQVLRKGFMEETSHGNSSVVQQIVDASRNEQSGPDPKKKKNKKQMVDASGSKRGPGSQEKKTRKRKKYRKNKAEKNREPGGKRPKFIPEQKPKPKQCRHYMKGRCHEGDQCNFSHDAIPLTKSVPCAHYACGSCMKGNDCPYDHQLSKYPCSNFVSKGSCYRGRCMFSHQVQTSQDIPTPTNACKPELKSPLSSGNTNFSTPLNNHGTGSVQQTNSNSKGIYSHTNVEHKVTDVSQTKPTSAPKGIRFINVANLSPTTPKQDTVQPNKGNLVHGGTCADKGQNTVEISKKIPAVMPKGVNFLSFGKGSVCSFKLSIQSTAQEMILKLPQSVNFGLSEHSVSLLNKDDHGKAIDITAQNLPQTALFSHEISDKNQSMAERMKSRFLEKDSTDDSVRDHSHCKSAQEVNKASDNSQASTVTSATLLASPFVSLQSSEGLVSGCPKQASNIGQRALISTLAFAAEHESNIKMKCPTGASPV; encoded by the exons ATGGGGCAAGAAAACCAGGAAAAGGAGCCTGAGAACTCCGAGTTAAAAGTTGGTGCTGATGTCAAGGATCCCAAGGGTCCAATACCCTTGAAGGAAATACATGATGTTCATGAGACCATTGAAAGTGTTGGAGACAAGGGTAAGGATTTGAGTGCCAATGCTATGGTCCTAGATGATGCAGCAGCATTTCTTATGGGAGGAGATGAACAATCTACACAAACAGATGGTTTTCATTTGGAACAAACGATAATGGACGAGTTGGAGCTTGTTGTAAAAGGGGATGAAGATCCTGTTTGTGATGATAGTTTAATCCCCTTGAACTGCGAGAAACAGAATAGCGGTAGTGAAGTTGATTTGATGGATTACCGAGTAGAACATGTTGAACATCTGCGTTCTGGTACAAATACGTCTGAAAGTGTAAGTGAGGTGCAGTCGCAAGTACAAGGGGAGCTTAATCAACTTGACGTGGAAGGCTTTAATGTGTCCGAGTCAACAAAGGGACAAGCTTCCGATTCCGTAATTAGTAGTACATCAAGCATACAGATTGAAAGACAACAGAAGGAAACAGAATTGGTAACGCTGGTTTGTCCTCTAGCGGGATCTATTCCTACTATTCAAGAGGGTGAATTTGAGAAGGAAGAACAGTATGGTCATAAGGTTGATGAAGCAACTCATAGTTCTTTAGATCTTGATACAAATACTGAAGCATTGAATATGACAGAAGATGGTGGATTGCTAGACTCTAcaattttgaaagataaatgTGAAACACAAAATGAAGAGAAATCAGAGAAGTTAATTTGTGtgaaaaatacaacaaattctTCCGATATTCTGATCGACGAAGGAGATCTAGAAGAGGGAGAAATTTCTGGAGAAATTTCAATGGATGGAAACACATTTGACGTGTCTTCTGCAGATGCTATAGTTTCAGAACAGATGAAATTGGATGAGATTGAGAAACCCGGGAGTTCATTTGAAAACATGACTTCTCCTTTCAATACGGGTATCTCCTTTCAAGGCTTTCCATCTAATCTCTTTACGGTAAATGCAATTCAAGATACACCAACATTAACCAAAAATCAAGTCTTGCGCAAAGGATTCATGGAAGAAACCTCTCACGGGAACTCGTCTGTAGTACAG CAGATTGTTGATGCCAGCAGAAATGAACAAAGTGGTCCTGAtcctaagaagaagaaaaacaaaaag CAGATGGTTGATGCCAGTGGGAGCAAACGTGGTCCTGGTTCTCAGGAGAAGAAAACTAGAAAGAGG AAGAAGTATCGAAAGAACAAAGCAGAAAAGAACAGAGAGCCAGGTGGTAAAAGGCCAAAGTTTATTCCagaacaaaaaccaaaacctaAACAATGTCGCCATTATATGAAAGGAAGATGCCATGAG GGGGACCAGTGCAATTTCTCACATGATGCTATTCCTTTAACAAAGTCCGTG CCATGTGCTCACTATGCCTGTGGCTCTTGTATGAAAGGGAATGATTGCCCATATGATCATCAGCTTTCCAAGTATCCTTGTTCCAATTTTGTGTCTAAAGGCTCCTGTTATAGAGGTCGTTGTATGTTTTCACACCAG GTGCAAACCAGCCAAGATATACCTACGCCTACAAATGCTTGCAAACCAGAGTTGAAGTCTCCTCTTTCGTCAGGAAATACAAATTTCAGTACACCACTGAATAATCATGGCACTGGTTCTGTCCAACAAACCAACTCCAATTCTAAGGGAATTTATTCTCACACCAATGTAGAACATAAGGTGACAGACGTTTCACAGACAAAGCCTACCTCAGCACCCAAAGGAATTAGATTTATAAATGTTGCTAACTTATCACCTACTACACCAAAACAAGACACGGTACAACCAAACAAGGGAAATCTTGTCCACGGTGGAACATGTGCAGATAAAGGTCAAAATACTGTggaaatttctaaaaaaattccaGCTGTCATGCCCAAGGGAGTCAACTTTCTTTCTTTCGGCAAAGGTTCTGTTTGCAGTTTTAAACTTTCTATTCAATCCACTGCACAAGAAATGATATTGAAGTTGCCTCAGTCAGTCAATTTTGGTTTGTCTGAACATTCAGTTTCACTGCTGAATAAGGATGATCATGGAAAAGCTATTGACATAACTGCACAAAATTTACCACAAACTGCGCTATTCTCACATGAGATTTCAGACAAAAACCAATCCATGGCAGAACGAATGAAATCAAGGTTTCTGGAGAAAGATTCAACCGATGATTCTGTGAGGGATCACAGCCATTGTAAATCAGCTCAAGAGGTAAATAAGGCATCTGATAATTCTCAGGCTTCAACTGTGACCTCAGCTACGCTTCTTGCTAGTCCCTTTGTTTCACTTCAATCTTCAGAAGGCCTGGTATCTGGATGTCCTAAACAAGCATCAAACATAGGCCAAAGGGCACTCATTTCGACTTTAGCTTTTGCGGCGGAGCATGAATCAAATATTAAGATGAAATGCCCTACTGGTGCTTCACCTGTATGA